The Ornithinibacillus sp. 4-3 region CTAGTGGATTTGCTGGCGAAAAGGAAGCAGTAGTTGATGATTTGTTTTTTGTTTTCACACCAGATACTTCTACTCAAGTGGCTGGAATACAGTCTGGAGAATATGATATCGCGTTTGGTGTGCCTTATGATGTAGGGGATCAAATGCAAAATGAAGCCAATTTAGAAAACACTTCTTTTCCTAATGCTTATATGGCAATCCACTTTAATAAGAGAAATGGACTGTTTACCGATGTCAAGGCGCGTCAAGCAATAGCAGCAGCTTTGGATATGGAGAGCATCATGATCGCACCTTTTGCGAATGATTCATATTATTCTTTAAGCCATAATCTGATGATGTCTCATCAGAAGGGACAATGGGATAGTGAGGTTGGTGAAGATCAATATAATGTGGTAGATATAGAAAAAGCAACACAATTATTAAATGAAGCAGGTTATAATGGTGAGGAAATCACATTTATTACAACGAGAGACTATGAAGAACAATATAATGCGGCTGTCGTCATACAAGAGCAGTTAGAACGTATTGGGATGAATATAAAACTAGAAATATATGATTGGCCTTCTTTATCAGCGAAACGTGAAGATGACACCGCTTATGATATGTTTATGATGGGGAATGTTCCTGTACCAGAGCCAACGTCAAATGTATATTTAATGAGCGATTATAGTGGATGGACAGATAGCCCTGAACTTGATAATATTATTGAAGAATTTAGGGAGCAACCTTCTGTAGAGGAGGCCAAACCTGTTTATGACAAACTTCAAGAATGGTTTTGGGATTATATGCCAATTGTAAAAGTTGGCGATTACGATAAAATTGTAACACTACAAAACACTATCGAAAATTTCAAAGAACAAAATGAAAACCATCGTCTTATCCTTTGGAACGTTTCAAATAATAAATAATACAAGCATGAACAAAGACGGTCTTAATGGCCGTCTTTTATATTTGCGCCAGGGCATGATGATACACATCAATCAATAACTAGAGAAGCACAAGTTATTTATCACGTGGTAAAAGCTGAAGGAAGTGCATAGCAAAATCTTGGCTCAACGAACAGCAATCTGGTATGAAGGTCCTGTAGGCGATCAAGTCAAAAGTTAGAACAGTTTTTCTTCAATAATAAAAAAAAGTAGCACAAAACTATGCCCTTAGTTTTGCGCTACTAATGTTAGTGTGTATAGAGATAAAACAACTACTTACACATTTTAGTTTACACTTCCATCTGAACTAACTAGATTCTACAGCTATGATTAATCCACCAATCTTTACTATTTTAAGATAGTTGGTTGAACATTAGCTGGAATCGGGCAAGTATATGGATGAGCAGCTTTGAATGCTTCAAATTCTTCTCTTACTTTTTCGTAGTCTTCTTTATTATTAAATAAGTGTATTGCTGCTTTAGACATAGCTTCCGCAACTCTTAACATGCCATTATAGGCAATACTGCTTTTTCCTTGCGCCGTCATTTGCCAGGTGTGAGCAGGCGTTCCTATCGCACATGTTGCTGTAGCCACTTGAGCGGTTGGTACGACCCAACTGACATCTGCCACATCTGTAGATCCAGCCATAGATCTATCTGCTGGTGTATAAGGAGAAATTAAATCGGATACATATTTTCCTTCAAATTCACTTCCATCACCATTGTATCCATAATCTGTCATTGTTGTTAAGTAACCCTCTTGCTCATTTTCTGTTAATGATTCCCAAATACCCTTGGCAAATGCATTTTCTTCTGGAGTGGGTTCTTGCAGACTTGAATCTTTTAAACTATCATATAATATTTCTTCCAGCTTTCGATTCGGTATATAATTAGAACAGGCCTTGTCAAAACGCATCGTCATTTTTGTTTCCGTCATTAAAGCTGCACCTTCTGCAATTTTAATTACTCGTTTAAATATATCATCGACTTGATGAACTTCAGGTGCGCGAAGTAAATATAATACCTCTGCATTTGCTTGAACAACATTAGGAGAGATACCGCCAGTATTTGTCACTGCATAATGCATACGTGCTTCAGGTACAACATGTTCACGCAAATAGTTAACCCCTGAATTCATTAGCTCTACTGCATCTAACGCACTGCGTCCAAGATGTGGAGATCCTGCGGCATGTGACGACACCCCTTCAAATTGGAAATAGACTTGATAATTAGCTAAACTTGACACGCTCATAATTCCATTCATATCTGCAGGATGCCATGTTAAGGCAATATCAACCTCGTCAAAAACTCCTTCTCTTACCATATAAGTCTTTCCTGATCCACCTTCTTCAGCAGGACAACCAAAGAATTTAACCGTTCCAGGCAAATTATTTTCTTCTAAATAATTTTTGGTT contains the following coding sequences:
- a CDS encoding ABC transporter substrate-binding protein, which encodes MYRIKGLGIMFILFSLIVIVGCNAKSDTGQDQDTQPQGGEIKVAYPAQPPVLDPHVSNVIATTDIMSHVYETLLTVDSNYSVQPMLAESYEQSEDGQMVTFKLREGVLFHNGEEMVADDVVASMKRWKDSVGARGQFNEATFEAQDDYTVTLTLPKPMSTVFVTMSYIGAGFPAIMPKEVIDRANDTGVEEYIGTGPYQFEEWQQDQQVHLTKFEDYQSREEPASGFAGEKEAVVDDLFFVFTPDTSTQVAGIQSGEYDIAFGVPYDVGDQMQNEANLENTSFPNAYMAIHFNKRNGLFTDVKARQAIAAALDMESIMIAPFANDSYYSLSHNLMMSHQKGQWDSEVGEDQYNVVDIEKATQLLNEAGYNGEEITFITTRDYEEQYNAAVVIQEQLERIGMNIKLEIYDWPSLSAKREDDTAYDMFMMGNVPVPEPTSNVYLMSDYSGWTDSPELDNIIEEFREQPSVEEAKPVYDKLQEWFWDYMPIVKVGDYDKIVTLQNTIENFKEQNENHRLILWNVSNNK
- a CDS encoding M20 family metallopeptidase, whose amino-acid sequence is MGVNAADQVKEYLANNYDAFTKMSDYVFDHPELRFAEYKSAEFLALECEKAGFEVERGVANIETAFVATYGSGSPVIGFLGEYDALSGLGQVPNETSPKPNGNANGHGCGHNLLGVGAFAAACATKNYLEENNLPGTVKFFGCPAEEGGSGKTYMVREGVFDEVDIALTWHPADMNGIMSVSSLANYQVYFQFEGVSSHAAGSPHLGRSALDAVELMNSGVNYLREHVVPEARMHYAVTNTGGISPNVVQANAEVLYLLRAPEVHQVDDIFKRVIKIAEGAALMTETKMTMRFDKACSNYIPNRKLEEILYDSLKDSSLQEPTPEENAFAKGIWESLTENEQEGYLTTMTDYGYNGDGSEFEGKYVSDLISPYTPADRSMAGSTDVADVSWVVPTAQVATATCAIGTPAHTWQMTAQGKSSIAYNGMLRVAEAMSKAAIHLFNNKEDYEKVREEFEAFKAAHPYTCPIPANVQPTILK